A genomic stretch from Microplitis mediator isolate UGA2020A chromosome 10, iyMicMedi2.1, whole genome shotgun sequence includes:
- the LOC130676403 gene encoding uncharacterized protein LOC130676403 isoform X5, with the protein MNAIDWQDNGDFIFNNKSSASDNNEIKWEKKDIETSDNEITGNVNIDNKNAAVTDSMSPSNIDSKILTETCLSIQDFIENKTIINNSTEDLLIECSSNETVSLYRENSNEESLTGSSRQQKQQVKNSLLLSELNHFNAIDSPEPETLVNAQETNSQITGINLIQCVEQFTDTVVADDNCESGIQNSTDSAGIIAGDSPATDTNDLAINNNNYCNLFTELTSNLGGSESSMTLSPLLVDQSPVCRDNFSHDLTNACNTESSEEVITTSTITSTTTKSSAKIKKKKIEGVIGNSDVTSQSPPQSSINTSRTKKVKKSKKKSDLEKENISVNINTGDPSMHNNNSHHNYHNSVSSAEECILDQDDFSNVNVKTLKSSFNKFDALTKKSVLHTRSSIDTVKKIAGQNGGCDANPNCRSCGKVVFQMEQTKAEGLIWHKNCFRCIQCSKQLNVDNYESHECTLYCKPHFKELFQPKPVDDSNRSPCPQKPEMIIRENHPKELPPDVVRASDKPDLGLEELSSLNVKSRFQVFEKSSTNEQMNDIEKSASLISVKRSPSILSKLAKFQAKGMDIGVADESLNGIPYEESSESEEEEDNEEDEEGDADIVKSKKSIRERPISFTKMDDMKNRWEVTSQQGRRESQREARKEEIAGIRSRLFMGKQGKMKELYQQAVATSERVTKINPADEIQCTTAHARSIKEKFERGEPITCSNEDEADSNSTSNKIKQEKPDEDVIAAGISRKSRSLFLELDASAAKSGRPMTPAAAVANSKSLTDTSRRARDVRADDVVRSTDTTEEIHVETSDISNKFKFFETYKEPEKERKQFRITPPRDGQVKVNSPEREIYRDPDVIRAEDKVDQVVHTDTTKKMLSIFRQMEEKATKEDVPDGPKPLKRFTPPPEDKYAKLTASDTDEEEDGEEEEDDGNDDITEEERRNPNYVRASDKMEDEFLKNAQNAANAKTLRAKFEQWEVNDKKINNHNTIVDEMELIKATNGDGEQASIESTRSLKARFESLGTPQVTESPRAPKVKVNRFVGIPTTIDVDVCESCQKKVYPLEKIETNNKMFHKQCFRCLQCNCILRMDSFTLNNGKLYCIPHFKQLFIVRGNYEEGFGIDQHKNKWISNGTLDISSQNPTSSPMIIDS; encoded by the exons ATGAATGCTATCGATTGGCAAGATAACGGAGattttatctttaataataaatcatcagCGAGTGATAACAATGAGATCAAGTgggaaaaaaaagatatagaAACATCAGACAATGAAATAACTGGAAatgtaaatattgataataaaaatgccGCAGTAACGGATTCAATGAGCCCGTCAAATATTGATAGTAAAATTCTCACGGAAACTTGTTTGTCTATACAAGATTTTATTGagaataaaacaattataaataatagcactgaagatttattaatagagTGTAGTAGCAACGAGACTGTTAGCCTTTATCGAGAAAATAGTAATGAGGAATCATTGACCGGCAGCAGCCGCCAGCAAAAGcaacaagtaaaaaattctttactgCTGAGtgaattaaatcattttaatgccaTTGATTCACCAGAACCCGAGACTCTGGTCAATGCTCAAGAAACAAATTCTCAGATAACCggcataaatttaattcaatgcGTGGAACAATTCACTGATACTGTTGTTGCTGATGATAATTGTGAATCAGGCATTCAAAATTCAACCGATTCCGCGGGAATTATTGCCGGCGACTCACCGGCTACTGATACTAACGACTTAgctattaacaataataattattgtaatttatttactgaacTAACAAGTAATTTAGGCGGTTCTGAGAGTAGCATGACACTTTCCCCCCTATTAGTTGACCAATCACCAGTTTGCCGCGACAATTTCAGCCACGATCTAACAAATGCATGCAAt ACTGAGAGTTCAGAGGAGGTGATAACTACTAGCACAATAACCTCGACCACGACAAAAAGTTcagctaaaataaaaaagaaaaagatcgAGGGTGTCATTGGTAATAGCGATGTTACATCCCAGTCTCCACCTCAGTCATCAATCAATACGTCGCGCactaaaaaagttaaaaaaagtaaaaaaaagagtGACCTCGAAAAGGAAAACATTTCAGTG AATATTAATACTGGAGACCCGAGCATGCACAACAATAATAGCCATCATAATTACCACAATTCCGTATCTTCCGCGGAGGAGTGTATTTTAGACCAGGATGATTTTTCAAACGTTAACGTCAAAACTCTC aAGTCGAGTTTCAACAAGTTTGATGCCCTTACTAAAAAATCAGTCCTCCACACCCGCTCCTCCATTGatacggtaaaaaaaata GCGGGACAAAATGGTGGGTGTGATGCGAACCCGAATTGCCGCAGCTGTGGCAAGGTTGTGTTTCAAATGGAGCAGACAAAGGCCGAGGGTTTAATATGGCATAAAAATTGCTTCCGATGCATTCAATGCAGTAAGCAACTTAATGTCGACAATTACGAAAGCCACGAGTGTACGCTCTACTGCAAACCACATTTTAAGGAGTTATTTCAACCGAAACCTGTCGACGACTCGAATCGCTCTC CATGTCCGCAAAAACCGGAGATGATTATTAGAGAGAATCATCCTAAAGAATTGCCACCTGACGTTGTTagag ctTCTGATAAACCGGATCTTGGACTAGAAGAACTGTCGTCACTGAACGTAAAATCACGCTTTCAAGTGTTCGAGAAATCATCAACAAACGAGCAAATGAATGACATTGAAAAATCAGCGTCACTAATTTCGGTTAAAAGATCACCGAGTATTTTAAGTAAACTTGCTAA aTTCCAGGCCAAAGGTATGGACATTGGAGTCGCAGATGAATCATTGAACGGGATTCCGTATGAAGAATCAAGTGAAAgcgaagaagaagaagacaaTGAGGAAGACGAAGAAGGTGATGCAGACATagttaaatctaaaaaatcaatacgCGAACGTCCGATAAGTTTTACTAAAATGGATGACATGAAAAATCGATGGGAAGTGACGAGTCAACAAGGCAGACGTGAATCACAGCGTGAAGCACGCAAAGAAGAAATTGCCGGCATACGGTCAAGACTCTTTatg ggCAAGCAGGGAAAAATGAAGGAATTGTACCAACAAGCAGTAGCTACTAGCGAACGTGTCACAAAAATAAATCCAGCTGATGAGATTCAGTGCACTACAGCTCACGCACgttcaataaaagaaaaatttgaacgtGGCGAGCCAATAACTTGTTCAAATGAAGATGAAGCTGATAGTAACAGCActagcaataaaataaaacaggaAAAACCAGACGAAGATGTTATTGCAgctg GTATAAGTAGAAAATCTCgaagtttatttttggaattggATGCATCTGCGGCCAAAAGCGGAAGACCAATGACACCCGCAGCCGCTGTAGCCAATTCAAAGTCTCTCACTGATACATCAAGACGCGCTAGAGAT GTACGAGCAGATGACGTCGTACGTAGTACAGATACAACAGAAGAAATTCACGTCGAGACATCAGACatctcaaataaatttaaattttttgagacGTATAAAGAACCGGAGAAAGAAAGAAAGCAGTTCAGAATAACACCACCTCGCGATGGACAAGTTAAG gTGAATTCACCGGAACGTGAAATTTACCGCGATCCGGATGTAATACGAGCGGAGGACAAAGTAGACCAGGTAGTTCATACGGacacgacaaaaaaaatgctTTCCATATTCAGACAGATGGAAGAGAAGGCCACGAAAGAAGATGTACCTGATGGACCAAAGCCGTTGAAACGTTTTACTCCACCACCGGAAGACAAGTATGCTAAACTTACAGCCTCTGATACTGACGAAGAGGAGGACGGCGAGGAAGAGGAGGACGATGGGAATGATGATATCACTGAGGAGGAAAGAAGAAATCCTAATTATGTTAGAGCTTCTGATAAg ATGGaagatgaatttttaaaaaatgcacaaaaTGCTGCAAATGCTAAAACACTTCGCGCCAAGTTTGAACAATGGGAagtaaatgacaaaaaaataaataatcacaaTACTATTGTTGATGAAATGGAATTAATAAAAGCGACAAATGGCGACGGTGAACAAGCCAGTATAGAATCAACCAGAAGTCTTAAAGCGAGATTTGAGTCTCTCGGTACACCCCAAGTTACCGAGTCTCCACGTGCGCCTAAAGTCAAGGTCAACAGATTCGTG
- the LOC130676403 gene encoding uncharacterized protein LOC130676403 isoform X12, translating into MNAIDWQDNGDFIFNNKSSASDNNEIKWEKKDIETSDNEITGNVNIDNKNAAVTDSMSPSNIDSKILTETCLSIQDFIENKTIINNSTEDLLIECSSNETVSLYRENSNEESLTGSSRQQKQQVKNSLLLSELNHFNAIDSPEPETLVNAQETNSQITGINLIQCVEQFTDTVVADDNCESGIQNSTDSAGIIAGDSPATDTNDLAINNNNYCNLFTELTSNLGGSESSMTLSPLLVDQSPVCRDNFSHDLTNACNTESSEEVITTSTITSTTTKSSAKIKKKKIEGVIGNSDVTSQSPPQSSINTSRTKKVKKSKKKSDLEKENISVNINTGDPSMHNNNSHHNYHNSVSSAEECILDQDDFSNVNVKTLTQCYTLESTKCKELTKFNKETIETGVSIKQLKSSFNKFDALTKKSVLHTRSSIDTVKKIAGQNGGCDANPNCRSCGKVVFQMEQTKAEGLIWHKNCFRCIQCSKQLNVDNYESHECTLYCKPHFKELFQPKPVDDSNRSPCPQKPEMIIRENHPKELPPDVVRASDKPDLGLEELSSLNVKSRFQVFEKSSTNEQMNDIEKSASLISVKRSPSILSKLAKFQAKGMDIGVADESLNGIPYEESSESEEEEDNEEDEEGDADIVKSKKSIRERPISFTKMDDMKNRWEVTSQQGRRESQREARKEEIAGIRSRLFMGKQGKMKELYQQAVATSERVTKINPADEIQCTTAHARSIKEKFERGEPITCSNEDEADSNSTSNKIKQEKPDEDVIAAGISRKSRSLFLELDASAAKSGRPMTPAAAVANSKSLTDTSRRARDVRADDVVRSTDTTEEIHVETSDISNKFKFFETYKEPEKERKQFRITPPRDGQVKVNSPEREIYRDPDVIRAEDKVDQVVHTDTTKKMLSIFRQMEEKATKEDVPDGPKPLKRFTPPPEDKYAKLTASDTDEEEDGEEEEDDGNDDITEEERRNPNYVRASDKMEDEFLKNAQNAANAKTLRAKFEQWEVNDKKINNHNTIVDEMELIKATNGDGEQASIESTRSLKARFESLGTPQVTESPRAPKVKVNRFV; encoded by the exons ATGAATGCTATCGATTGGCAAGATAACGGAGattttatctttaataataaatcatcagCGAGTGATAACAATGAGATCAAGTgggaaaaaaaagatatagaAACATCAGACAATGAAATAACTGGAAatgtaaatattgataataaaaatgccGCAGTAACGGATTCAATGAGCCCGTCAAATATTGATAGTAAAATTCTCACGGAAACTTGTTTGTCTATACAAGATTTTATTGagaataaaacaattataaataatagcactgaagatttattaatagagTGTAGTAGCAACGAGACTGTTAGCCTTTATCGAGAAAATAGTAATGAGGAATCATTGACCGGCAGCAGCCGCCAGCAAAAGcaacaagtaaaaaattctttactgCTGAGtgaattaaatcattttaatgccaTTGATTCACCAGAACCCGAGACTCTGGTCAATGCTCAAGAAACAAATTCTCAGATAACCggcataaatttaattcaatgcGTGGAACAATTCACTGATACTGTTGTTGCTGATGATAATTGTGAATCAGGCATTCAAAATTCAACCGATTCCGCGGGAATTATTGCCGGCGACTCACCGGCTACTGATACTAACGACTTAgctattaacaataataattattgtaatttatttactgaacTAACAAGTAATTTAGGCGGTTCTGAGAGTAGCATGACACTTTCCCCCCTATTAGTTGACCAATCACCAGTTTGCCGCGACAATTTCAGCCACGATCTAACAAATGCATGCAAt ACTGAGAGTTCAGAGGAGGTGATAACTACTAGCACAATAACCTCGACCACGACAAAAAGTTcagctaaaataaaaaagaaaaagatcgAGGGTGTCATTGGTAATAGCGATGTTACATCCCAGTCTCCACCTCAGTCATCAATCAATACGTCGCGCactaaaaaagttaaaaaaagtaaaaaaaagagtGACCTCGAAAAGGAAAACATTTCAGTG AATATTAATACTGGAGACCCGAGCATGCACAACAATAATAGCCATCATAATTACCACAATTCCGTATCTTCCGCGGAGGAGTGTATTTTAGACCAGGATGATTTTTCAAACGTTAACGTCAAAACTCTC ACACAATGTTACACATTGGAAAGTACTAAGTGCAAAGAGCTGACGAAATTCAATAAGGAAACAATCGAGACCGGAGTATCCATTAAACAGTTG aAGTCGAGTTTCAACAAGTTTGATGCCCTTACTAAAAAATCAGTCCTCCACACCCGCTCCTCCATTGatacggtaaaaaaaata GCGGGACAAAATGGTGGGTGTGATGCGAACCCGAATTGCCGCAGCTGTGGCAAGGTTGTGTTTCAAATGGAGCAGACAAAGGCCGAGGGTTTAATATGGCATAAAAATTGCTTCCGATGCATTCAATGCAGTAAGCAACTTAATGTCGACAATTACGAAAGCCACGAGTGTACGCTCTACTGCAAACCACATTTTAAGGAGTTATTTCAACCGAAACCTGTCGACGACTCGAATCGCTCTC CATGTCCGCAAAAACCGGAGATGATTATTAGAGAGAATCATCCTAAAGAATTGCCACCTGACGTTGTTagag ctTCTGATAAACCGGATCTTGGACTAGAAGAACTGTCGTCACTGAACGTAAAATCACGCTTTCAAGTGTTCGAGAAATCATCAACAAACGAGCAAATGAATGACATTGAAAAATCAGCGTCACTAATTTCGGTTAAAAGATCACCGAGTATTTTAAGTAAACTTGCTAA aTTCCAGGCCAAAGGTATGGACATTGGAGTCGCAGATGAATCATTGAACGGGATTCCGTATGAAGAATCAAGTGAAAgcgaagaagaagaagacaaTGAGGAAGACGAAGAAGGTGATGCAGACATagttaaatctaaaaaatcaatacgCGAACGTCCGATAAGTTTTACTAAAATGGATGACATGAAAAATCGATGGGAAGTGACGAGTCAACAAGGCAGACGTGAATCACAGCGTGAAGCACGCAAAGAAGAAATTGCCGGCATACGGTCAAGACTCTTTatg ggCAAGCAGGGAAAAATGAAGGAATTGTACCAACAAGCAGTAGCTACTAGCGAACGTGTCACAAAAATAAATCCAGCTGATGAGATTCAGTGCACTACAGCTCACGCACgttcaataaaagaaaaatttgaacgtGGCGAGCCAATAACTTGTTCAAATGAAGATGAAGCTGATAGTAACAGCActagcaataaaataaaacaggaAAAACCAGACGAAGATGTTATTGCAgctg GTATAAGTAGAAAATCTCgaagtttatttttggaattggATGCATCTGCGGCCAAAAGCGGAAGACCAATGACACCCGCAGCCGCTGTAGCCAATTCAAAGTCTCTCACTGATACATCAAGACGCGCTAGAGAT GTACGAGCAGATGACGTCGTACGTAGTACAGATACAACAGAAGAAATTCACGTCGAGACATCAGACatctcaaataaatttaaattttttgagacGTATAAAGAACCGGAGAAAGAAAGAAAGCAGTTCAGAATAACACCACCTCGCGATGGACAAGTTAAG gTGAATTCACCGGAACGTGAAATTTACCGCGATCCGGATGTAATACGAGCGGAGGACAAAGTAGACCAGGTAGTTCATACGGacacgacaaaaaaaatgctTTCCATATTCAGACAGATGGAAGAGAAGGCCACGAAAGAAGATGTACCTGATGGACCAAAGCCGTTGAAACGTTTTACTCCACCACCGGAAGACAAGTATGCTAAACTTACAGCCTCTGATACTGACGAAGAGGAGGACGGCGAGGAAGAGGAGGACGATGGGAATGATGATATCACTGAGGAGGAAAGAAGAAATCCTAATTATGTTAGAGCTTCTGATAAg ATGGaagatgaatttttaaaaaatgcacaaaaTGCTGCAAATGCTAAAACACTTCGCGCCAAGTTTGAACAATGGGAagtaaatgacaaaaaaataaataatcacaaTACTATTGTTGATGAAATGGAATTAATAAAAGCGACAAATGGCGACGGTGAACAAGCCAGTATAGAATCAACCAGAAGTCTTAAAGCGAGATTTGAGTCTCTCGGTACACCCCAAGTTACCGAGTCTCCACGTGCGCCTAAAGTCAAGGTCAACAGATTCGTG
- the LOC130676403 gene encoding uncharacterized protein LOC130676403 isoform X4: MNAIDWQDNGDFIFNNKSSASDNNEIKWEKKDIETSDNEITGNVNIDNKNAAVTDSMSPSNIDSKILTETCLSIQDFIENKTIINNSTEDLLIECSSNETVSLYRENSNEESLTGSSRQQKQQVKNSLLLSELNHFNAIDSPEPETLVNAQETNSQITGINLIQCVEQFTDTVVADDNCESGIQNSTDSAGIIAGDSPATDTNDLAINNNNYCNLFTELTSNLGGSESSMTLSPLLVDQSPVCRDNFSHDLTNACNTESSEEVITTSTITSTTTKSSAKIKKKKIEGVIGNSDVTSQSPPQSSINTSRTKKVKKSKKKSDLEKENISVNINTGDPSMHNNNSHHNYHNSVSSAEECILDQDDFSNVNVKTLTQCYTLESTKCKELTKFNKETIETGVSIKQLAGQNGGCDANPNCRSCGKVVFQMEQTKAEGLIWHKNCFRCIQCSKQLNVDNYESHECTLYCKPHFKELFQPKPVDDSNRSPCPQKPEMIIRENHPKELPPDVVRASDKPDLGLEELSSLNVKSRFQVFEKSSTNEQMNDIEKSASLISVKRSPSILSKLAKFQAKGMDIGVADESLNGIPYEESSESEEEEDNEEDEEGDADIVKSKKSIRERPISFTKMDDMKNRWEVTSQQGRRESQREARKEEIAGIRSRLFMGKQGKMKELYQQAVATSERVTKINPADEIQCTTAHARSIKEKFERGEPITCSNEDEADSNSTSNKIKQEKPDEDVIAAGISRKSRSLFLELDASAAKSGRPMTPAAAVANSKSLTDTSRRARDVRADDVVRSTDTTEEIHVETSDISNKFKFFETYKEPEKERKQFRITPPRDGQVKVNSPEREIYRDPDVIRAEDKVDQVVHTDTTKKMLSIFRQMEEKATKEDVPDGPKPLKRFTPPPEDKYAKLTASDTDEEEDGEEEEDDGNDDITEEERRNPNYVRASDKMEDEFLKNAQNAANAKTLRAKFEQWEVNDKKINNHNTIVDEMELIKATNGDGEQASIESTRSLKARFESLGTPQVTESPRAPKVKVNRFVGIPTTIDVDVCESCQKKVYPLEKIETNNKMFHKQCFRCLQCNCILRMDSFTLNNGKLYCIPHFKQLFIVRGNYEEGFGIDQHKNKWISNGTLDISSQNPTSSPMIIDS; the protein is encoded by the exons ATGAATGCTATCGATTGGCAAGATAACGGAGattttatctttaataataaatcatcagCGAGTGATAACAATGAGATCAAGTgggaaaaaaaagatatagaAACATCAGACAATGAAATAACTGGAAatgtaaatattgataataaaaatgccGCAGTAACGGATTCAATGAGCCCGTCAAATATTGATAGTAAAATTCTCACGGAAACTTGTTTGTCTATACAAGATTTTATTGagaataaaacaattataaataatagcactgaagatttattaatagagTGTAGTAGCAACGAGACTGTTAGCCTTTATCGAGAAAATAGTAATGAGGAATCATTGACCGGCAGCAGCCGCCAGCAAAAGcaacaagtaaaaaattctttactgCTGAGtgaattaaatcattttaatgccaTTGATTCACCAGAACCCGAGACTCTGGTCAATGCTCAAGAAACAAATTCTCAGATAACCggcataaatttaattcaatgcGTGGAACAATTCACTGATACTGTTGTTGCTGATGATAATTGTGAATCAGGCATTCAAAATTCAACCGATTCCGCGGGAATTATTGCCGGCGACTCACCGGCTACTGATACTAACGACTTAgctattaacaataataattattgtaatttatttactgaacTAACAAGTAATTTAGGCGGTTCTGAGAGTAGCATGACACTTTCCCCCCTATTAGTTGACCAATCACCAGTTTGCCGCGACAATTTCAGCCACGATCTAACAAATGCATGCAAt ACTGAGAGTTCAGAGGAGGTGATAACTACTAGCACAATAACCTCGACCACGACAAAAAGTTcagctaaaataaaaaagaaaaagatcgAGGGTGTCATTGGTAATAGCGATGTTACATCCCAGTCTCCACCTCAGTCATCAATCAATACGTCGCGCactaaaaaagttaaaaaaagtaaaaaaaagagtGACCTCGAAAAGGAAAACATTTCAGTG AATATTAATACTGGAGACCCGAGCATGCACAACAATAATAGCCATCATAATTACCACAATTCCGTATCTTCCGCGGAGGAGTGTATTTTAGACCAGGATGATTTTTCAAACGTTAACGTCAAAACTCTC ACACAATGTTACACATTGGAAAGTACTAAGTGCAAAGAGCTGACGAAATTCAATAAGGAAACAATCGAGACCGGAGTATCCATTAAACAGTTG GCGGGACAAAATGGTGGGTGTGATGCGAACCCGAATTGCCGCAGCTGTGGCAAGGTTGTGTTTCAAATGGAGCAGACAAAGGCCGAGGGTTTAATATGGCATAAAAATTGCTTCCGATGCATTCAATGCAGTAAGCAACTTAATGTCGACAATTACGAAAGCCACGAGTGTACGCTCTACTGCAAACCACATTTTAAGGAGTTATTTCAACCGAAACCTGTCGACGACTCGAATCGCTCTC CATGTCCGCAAAAACCGGAGATGATTATTAGAGAGAATCATCCTAAAGAATTGCCACCTGACGTTGTTagag ctTCTGATAAACCGGATCTTGGACTAGAAGAACTGTCGTCACTGAACGTAAAATCACGCTTTCAAGTGTTCGAGAAATCATCAACAAACGAGCAAATGAATGACATTGAAAAATCAGCGTCACTAATTTCGGTTAAAAGATCACCGAGTATTTTAAGTAAACTTGCTAA aTTCCAGGCCAAAGGTATGGACATTGGAGTCGCAGATGAATCATTGAACGGGATTCCGTATGAAGAATCAAGTGAAAgcgaagaagaagaagacaaTGAGGAAGACGAAGAAGGTGATGCAGACATagttaaatctaaaaaatcaatacgCGAACGTCCGATAAGTTTTACTAAAATGGATGACATGAAAAATCGATGGGAAGTGACGAGTCAACAAGGCAGACGTGAATCACAGCGTGAAGCACGCAAAGAAGAAATTGCCGGCATACGGTCAAGACTCTTTatg ggCAAGCAGGGAAAAATGAAGGAATTGTACCAACAAGCAGTAGCTACTAGCGAACGTGTCACAAAAATAAATCCAGCTGATGAGATTCAGTGCACTACAGCTCACGCACgttcaataaaagaaaaatttgaacgtGGCGAGCCAATAACTTGTTCAAATGAAGATGAAGCTGATAGTAACAGCActagcaataaaataaaacaggaAAAACCAGACGAAGATGTTATTGCAgctg GTATAAGTAGAAAATCTCgaagtttatttttggaattggATGCATCTGCGGCCAAAAGCGGAAGACCAATGACACCCGCAGCCGCTGTAGCCAATTCAAAGTCTCTCACTGATACATCAAGACGCGCTAGAGAT GTACGAGCAGATGACGTCGTACGTAGTACAGATACAACAGAAGAAATTCACGTCGAGACATCAGACatctcaaataaatttaaattttttgagacGTATAAAGAACCGGAGAAAGAAAGAAAGCAGTTCAGAATAACACCACCTCGCGATGGACAAGTTAAG gTGAATTCACCGGAACGTGAAATTTACCGCGATCCGGATGTAATACGAGCGGAGGACAAAGTAGACCAGGTAGTTCATACGGacacgacaaaaaaaatgctTTCCATATTCAGACAGATGGAAGAGAAGGCCACGAAAGAAGATGTACCTGATGGACCAAAGCCGTTGAAACGTTTTACTCCACCACCGGAAGACAAGTATGCTAAACTTACAGCCTCTGATACTGACGAAGAGGAGGACGGCGAGGAAGAGGAGGACGATGGGAATGATGATATCACTGAGGAGGAAAGAAGAAATCCTAATTATGTTAGAGCTTCTGATAAg ATGGaagatgaatttttaaaaaatgcacaaaaTGCTGCAAATGCTAAAACACTTCGCGCCAAGTTTGAACAATGGGAagtaaatgacaaaaaaataaataatcacaaTACTATTGTTGATGAAATGGAATTAATAAAAGCGACAAATGGCGACGGTGAACAAGCCAGTATAGAATCAACCAGAAGTCTTAAAGCGAGATTTGAGTCTCTCGGTACACCCCAAGTTACCGAGTCTCCACGTGCGCCTAAAGTCAAGGTCAACAGATTCGTG